Proteins encoded within one genomic window of Panicum virgatum strain AP13 chromosome 1N, P.virgatum_v5, whole genome shotgun sequence:
- the LOC120655904 gene encoding ent-copalyl diphosphate synthase 2-like: MIDTVRAALRSAAGGDLDFSSYDTAWVALVRKLDGGEDPEFPSCIDCIARNQLPDGSWGDDAIFVVQDWLINTLACAIALTTWNIHSDKCNKGLSFLHENIKRLREDDDNWMIVGFEMTFPTLLEMAKDVGLDIPYDEPVLQDIYAKRELKLAKIPIDVLHSVPTSLLFSLEGMPGLLDWDKLFKLQAPDGSLSSPAATAYALMQTGNKKCLEYLTDVVDKFDGGAPFIYPVELFERLWVVDRLDRLGLSSYFRSEIDSYLDYVYRHWSDEGIGFTWGCSVADIDDTAMGFRLLRQHGYHVSTEALKCFETKDGEFVVYPGQSSQSVTAMYNLYRAADQAAIPGDDSVVQRAKAYNYAFLQERRAAGDLNDKWFISPGLPSELAYGLEFPWKANLPRIQMRMYLEQYGGSENVWIGKNLYRMHLFNNNLLLKLAKADFSNFQRQCRLEWQGLKRWCEKNNLEMYGVTPQSAMRAYFLAAANIFEPHRAAERLGWARTAVIAQAISSCFQSSNAYVTESMLEGLNSELTSDGDNLARRGEKYSTVENGLLNALHELINLFAPGEEASNDLREAWKTWLTELTTNDVHESCEGGTTLLLVRTVEICSGRHCSANQNLKLSEYSQLEKLTSSICNKVGSRTLSQVNQNGTTTESTENLEQQVDQEMKELVQCVYQSCDAISRATKQTFFNVTRSFCYVTHSSPETIDSHISKVIFEDVI, encoded by the exons ATGATCGACACCGTTAGAGCTGCGCTGAGgtcggcggcaggcggcgaTCTTGATTTCTCATCATACGACACGGCGTGGGTCGCGCTTGTGAGAAAGCTGGACGGTGGAGAAGACCCGGAGTTCCCCTCGTGCATCGACTGCATCGCTAGGAACCAGCTCCCCGATGGCTCCTGGGGCGATGACGCCATCTTCGTAGTCCAAGACTGGCTCATCAACACCTTGGCTTGCGCCATTGCTCTGACAACTTGGAATATTCATAGCGACAAGTGCAACAAAG GCTTGTCATTTCTCCATGAGAATATAAAGAGACTCCGTGAGGACGATGATAATTGGATGATAGTCGGTTTTGAGATGACCTTCCCAACGCTGCTAGAGATGGCCAAGGATGTAGGCCTTGACATACCTTATGATGAGCCCGTGTTGCAAGACATATATGCGAAAAGAGAACTAAAACTCGCTAA GATTCCTATAGATGTACTGCACTCCGTACCAACATCTTTGCTTTTTAGCTTAGAGGGAATGCCAGGTTTATTAGACTGGGACAAGTTATTCAAACTCCAGGCTCCAGATGGCTCCTTGTCTTCACCAGCTGCGACAGCTTATGCTCTTATGCAAACAGGCAACAAGAAATGCCTCGAGTACCTTACCGATGTCGTCGACAAGTTCGACGGGGGAG CACCCTTTATCTACCCCGTGGAGCTGTTCGAGCGCTTATGGGTTGTCGATCGGTTGGACCGGTTGGGCTTATCCTCCTACTTCAGGAGCGAAATTGACAGTTATTTAGACTACGTTTACAG GCACTGGAGTGATGAAGGCATAGGTTTTACCTGGGGCTGCTCAGTGGCGGACATCGATGACACGGCCATGGGTTTCCGTCTCCTCAGGCAGCACGGCTACCACGTCTCTACTG AGGCCTTAAAGTGTTTCGAGACGAAGGATGGCGAGTTCGTTGTGTACCCGGGGCAGTCCAGCCAGTCAGTGACCGCGATGTACAATCTGTACCGCGCTGCCGACCAGGCCGCCATCCCCGGTGATGACAGTGTTGTCCAGCGGGCCAAGGCCTACAACTACGCGTTCCTCCAGGAGAGGCGAGCCGCCGGTGACCTCAACGACAAGTGGTTCATCTCCCCAGGCCTGCCCAGTGAGCTCGCCTACGGCCTCGAGTTCCCCTGGAAGGCAAATCTGCCGCGCATCCAGATGAGGATGTATCTGGAGCAGTACGGTGGCAGTGAAAATGTGTGGATCGGGAAGAACCTTTACAG GATGCATCTGTTCAACAACAATCTGTTACTCAAATTGGCAAAGGCCGATTTCAGCAACTTCCAGAGACAGTGCCGGCTTGAGTGGCAGGGCCTCAAAAG GTGGTGTGAGAAAAACAATCTTGAAATGTATGGTGTGACTCCACAGAGCGCTATGAGAGCCTACTTCCTAGCAGCAGCCAACATCTTTGAACCACACCGAGCAGCGGAGCGGCTGGGATGGGCACGCACTGCGGTGATTGCCCAGGCCATCTCTTCGTGCTTCCAGAGCAGCAACGCTTATGTTACTGAAAGCATGCTGGAAGGGCTCAATAGTGAACTCACTAGTGACGGCGACAATCTTGCAAG GCGTGGAGAGAAGTATTCGACGGTGGAGAATGGCCTCCTCAATGCACTTCATGAGCTGATTAATCTCTTTGCACCTGGAGAAGAAGCTTCCAACGATCTCCGTGAAGCT TGGAAGACATGGCTAACAGAATTGACCACGAACGATGTCCATGAATCATGTGAAGGAGGCACAACACTGTTGTTAGTTCGCACAGTGGAGATCTGCTCAGGGAGACACTGTTCAGCTAACCAGAATCTGAAGCTTTCCGAGTATTCCCAGCTTGAGAAGCTTACCTCTTCCATCTGCAACAAAGTTGGCTCTAGGACTCTTTCTCAG GTCAATCAGAATGGAACAACAACGGAGAGCACTGAGAATTTAGAACAGCAAGTAGATCAGGAGATGAAAGAGCTGGTTCAATGTGTTTATCAGAGCTGCGACGCTATAAGCAGGGCGACCAAGCAGACATTTTTCAATGTGACTAGGAGTTTCTGCTACGTTACTCATTCTTCACCTGAAACAATCGATAGTCACATCTCCAAGGTCATATTTGAGGATGTCATTTAG
- the LOC120653538 gene encoding uncharacterized protein LOC120653538, translating into MGHNYMSLLTPSKGPFYGIVPGNFGTPIGSVTLPVIFGTEQNFRTEYLKFEVADLESSYHAILGRPALAKFMAVPHYVYLLLKMPGYTGVLSLRGDLLKSFECDKEAIDHAATIRVPSSVSEILATTKKLSLKESMPSKKPN; encoded by the coding sequence ATGGGTCACAACTACATGAGCCTACTCACTCCAAGCAAGGGTCCATTCTACGGCATTGTTCCCGGAAATTTTGGTACACCGATTGGCTCGGTCACCCTTCCAGTCATATTCGGTACAGAACAAAACTTCCGGACGGAGTACCTCAAGTTCGAAGTAGCAGACctcgaatcttcctaccatgccatTCTGGGAAGACCTGCGctggccaagttcatggcagtgccaCATTATGtatacctgctcctcaagatgccgggCTATACAGGAGTACTTTCCCTCcgtggagacctcctcaagtccttcgagtgcgacaaggaagcgaTAGATCATGCTGCTACAATCCGagttcctagctctgtcagtGAAATACTTGCTACTACTAAgaaactctcactcaaggaatCAATGCCCTCCAAGAAGCCAAACTAG